The genomic DNA aTCCTGTAATCCTGTAAATCCTCAATCCAGTTGATGATCCTGTAGCCGTCATCTGAGGACACTGGGTGGATTAAGATGCTGGTGAATGTGAATGGTTTTACCTGATGCTGTACTAAACAGCTCTCACTCCCACAGTCCAACAAAtccagtctttaaaaaaaatcaaaaacatgagtgaaaataaataaaaatgggaaTTCTAGCATCTTTAGCATCTTTATCCAACATGTTGGACATCATTCAATTATGACATTCAGGAGGTTCAGAAATGCATTTAAACAATCCGTCTTTAATTATTCATCTTAATtggatttgtttttacatttaccacatatgaatgtgttttttcaaTGTATTccctttatgtgtttgtgtgtgtcgccTACtatctaaattattttaaacatctTTCTCCTACTTAAAGATTTTGATATGTATTTGTTCATGCTCCCcgataaaaataaactaaatgaaataataaaaggaATTATCCATTCAAAAAACTGCAGATACTGCATTTTGGTTTTGTTGGGCAGCATGGAGTCAGGCTCCTTAAACGTATCTGATCTGTGTCAttggaaaagaagattttttttaaaagggggACACATGTAAGAAATataattcaataataataaatggaaaGATTATAGTGGCGGCACGgaggtgcagtgggtagcgccgcacaacaaggcgggtccaggttcgagtccctctctgtgtggagtttgcatgttctccacctccaaaaacaggttaactggccattccaaattgcccgtagtagctgtgtgtgtgtgtgtgtgtgtgtgtgtgtgtgtgtgtgtgtgtgtgtgtgtgtgtgtatgtgtgtctgtctgtgtagctccacggcgcactggtgtcacacccggagtgtgccccacctcacacccttaccagctgggataggctccagctccccgtgacccgcacaagcagatgaagcggtcacgaaaatgaatgaatgaatgaatgaatgaatgaagattcCAGATCCACAACTAACTTAAGCCTCATGGAAATCCATGCACatttgatgatgattatgatgatgatgatgatgatgatgatgatgatgatgatggagttTAAGTCTGACTCTGGGTAGGTTGAACTATGTAGACTGAAAGTAGAGTGAGTTCAACTTTTTTCACCACAGAGAGAAATGCAAGCTTTGAGTCAGAAATACAAGCCTTGATAgttggagagagacagagaggatgagaggatgagagagagagagagagagagagagagagagagagagagagtgtgtgtgtgtgtgtgacagaaggaAGAATGAGAGCACAATACTGTGGCCTGGTTTGTGGTTCCAGAGGGATAGACACTTTTGCATTCCCCCTGCAAAACGAGATAGGATGTGCtcctttaacacacacacacacacacgcacacacacacacacacacacacacacacacacacacacacacacacgcacacacctcaccccccccccttctaaGTGAGACAGAACTAGATTCTTGTGGTTTTGTTGTTGAGGCAGCAAGAAACTTCTTGCCCCACATACAACCAgcctccttcacacacacaaccagcctccttcacacacacgGTGATGAACTTTGTCGTTTCTGCAGCGCGTCTCTTTGCAAACATCCAGTAAACTGCGTGTGTGTAACAGAcagcctgacctctgaccctgtcctgcTGTGAAGCTTTCATTCCCATAGGCTGGGGGCTTAGTTGTCgccatctacacacacacacacacacacacacacacacacacacacacacacacacacacacacacacacacacacacacacttttagcTCTATTGGTATAGCTGTCTCCCGGCCACCCATTCAGGGCTCAGTCACGGCCACTTAGAGCGCAGCAGACTCAGGGATTCAGACGAGCTGTGATCCAATGACATGTATTTATAATGAGGGGGCTGCGGGGACGTCTTTGTTGGACAGACACAATGTCAGCatcggagacacacacacacacacacacatacacacaccatcCTCATGGATACAAATTCAGACTTCTTCGCTGTCTATTTACACCTCCCGtccttctccacctcttttAGACACATTCACACTTTCTCCGACTTGCCTTCTTGAATCGTAGAGAAAGATTTACCTCATTACCATGAGAATATCACCTAAAGACCGACCTTGTCGAGTAGAGGAGGTGAGGAACAGGACAGGCTGTTGGAAAAGTGACCGATTAAAGATCTGCCTAAAGGAGTTTCAAGTCTTCGCTGTGACTCCGTTTCCTGAGTGTTTCCTGACATAAGAGAACAGTTTCTATATAGAAGGGCTTTTATTTTATAGGCTAAATAATTAATCCCATAACATCTGTGTCAGAGTATTGTCGGGATTTCTTTAAATGCCTTTGTCAGTGTATGTCATGGCGGAAGAGTGGGATTTTAAAAGGTAACTGTTAAATTCTATAGTTGATCCAGAAGGgagatgtgtttatttattttttactgtaacACAACGTTTGTCTCGTTGGAATTTAGATCAGGGTTTCATCTAATCTAACGCCCCCAAGATGAAACTCCAGACTCGTTTATTCCTGCAAAGGAGAGAAAGAGTTTTCACAAAGGCATCTAAAATCCTACAGTGATTTTAGGATGACAGACGAGGGACAGGGAAACTACGGCGAGGGAACATATCACCGATCCACTCACTTCCTCTGATCGCCTTCATTTATTcggtttcttttttcatttttgtcactgTCACATCACTCTTGAGGGTCTTGTTCATCAACCATCACCCTACTCACTCTTGCTTttgctgaaatattttaaaaaaagaatttatttaaTAGCATGGCGCACACAATTGCATGCTATTCTATGAGctaaaaggtgtgtgtgtgatgtgaagGCCAGACTCCGGGCTCCCCTCTGCATGCATTATCTAGTTATGGGGACAGCGTGGGCAGAATAAGAGCCCTGGAGAGCCCTACAGCCTCAGGAAGGCCCCTCATAATTGCCCAGTGTCTGAAACCCTGCATCTATCCAGGGACTGCAGTCCAGCGCTGAGCTCCTCCTTCACTGCCACCTCCTTCTACTCCTCCTCAAATTTTCATTTCTACCGGCGTCACTCTGCACCGTCGGAGCTTGGATATAAATGTGAAactggaattttaaaaaaccccaaaacctacGGAGCAGAAGAAATGGAGACTTTAATGCATAATGATGTAGAAATGCTAATAGAAAAACTGTGTGACCGATTTAGAATCATGAAATCATGAATAAAGTGTGGATTAGAATTAAATCCTTTATCTCTGCTGGTTGGATCCCATCCTGTTTAGTCATGATGATGTAAAACCAGACAAATGTgtctggttttgtgtgtgtgtgtgtgtgtgtgtgtgtgtgtgtgtgtgtgtgtgtgtgtgtgtgtgtgtgtgtgtgtgtgtgtgtgtgtgtgtgattgttcttcCTGACTGTGTGTCCTCCTGGCGCTCCAGActttggaggtcagaggtggaggagtgtggactcaaacacagacacatattgGCCTTCATGAGGAGGGAGTCCCTTTGCGTCTTCTCTACCCCCGCTCCCCCcgcttctttattttttacacttttatccAGAACTGCTGTGTCAGTCCTGCAGCGTGACACATGGGCATGATTGTTCCTTGTCAAAGCACAGGTGGAGGTTTATTTCTGGCAATCTTGCCAGCCTCTATACCACTGTGGTAGTATCACACTGTTTTTAGTCTGTCAGTAATgtcttgtgttttcttgtgtctCTGCAGGCTGGTGATGCGGCAAGAAAGCGGCACTGAACAATATTAGACGTGAAAACTCAGATTTCTGGaccatttcaaacatttctgttaatTTCCTCCTGAAAATTGAAGTTTTAAATGTTGTTATGTCATAGTTGTAAAACTAAATCTGGTCCAGACACAGCGGATTTGTACCAGaaactattttgtttttccacctgCTCTGACAGGTTTTGTGGaatataatattatttaatactgtacatacaactgagtcatgtattttatttttggaacCTGTAACCTGTGTACATTGATTTATCTATTGATGATTTTGTGAGCTctgaaaagttaaataaaaaatttcaaaaatgaaaattcatgtttttaaaaaaaattttttatatggAACTCAGATCCATCAGTCAATTGTAGTTTAGATGTCAAGTTTGAATCTGGTGAATGATGACTGATACCTAAATGAAAGTCTGAATTGTCTctgtaaaaaaatgttccaaagtaaatatattcaataaaaatgtaaatttggcACCATacttttaaattacaatttgaGCAGCTGTAAAATATTCAACGTTGTATTATTTACACAATATGTTTATGTGTATTTAATTCATGTCTTAAAGTTTAATTATGGGGGAGGaaacagtggaaaaaataatggtgcttttttttatttatgtaaaaataaagactgcTAAAATATGATAGATTTGTTTGATGGATTTCTgactaaaaatatcaaaataattgtTAACGTCTGTTGAGCGAACACCAGCTAACTGAGCTATTGTACAGGCCAGGGGCAGGACTATAAATATCTGCTAAGCCTACATTATACACCCAATAGGACGTTTGtgtaatatacatatatatttttaaaaagtcctaaATTAATTTTCCTTCAAGGTTTTCCTTgatagtttttgtattttacaagACCTgtcaatttgaaataaatattggattttctttttgaaacGTTACTGTAGACACTTTTTGGTCCTGTAAAAAGATGCCTTCTGGACTAGAggaaagtaatttttttctttataattttaatcaaaagaaaaattaaatatttaaatgtatgtaaaaTGTGAAGCCGCAATCTAGCTTTGtagtgaaaattttaaaatctataaattgtttaaaaaatacttttgtccACATAAAATATATCTTTTTGGCATAGTCacagtaaaacatttgttttatttaatcttaaGGTTAACTACATATTTTAGGTAATTTTTGCTAATATTAAAAACTTGTGGGTTGGGCTAAGAACAAGTTTGAAATTGAAGACATGGCTACTTTTGTCTCAGAGAGGGAGAAAGCAAACATCATCTGAATAAATGCAAATTAGCTCTGCCTCATCCTGGCATCATACCAGGTATCTATGGCAACCACTGTTTCTGACAGCCTCCATCGCTCCCTCCTTTAATTAGCCCTCTATCATCTCTATACTtcttttcttctgctgcttttgTCACATTCCCAGAATTCTGTGCAGAAAGAGGTTGGTCCGAGCTCCCAGTTTAAAAAGAAGACAGATCTGAATATCCCCCTTATTTTGATTAAATACTACAAATGCTGCAAAATCACCCTCATCAATACATGCTTGTATTTCACAAATAAATCTGAAGTGAATATAAAACACTAAAATTTCATGAAATCCAGAATTTAAATGGCGTTAACTGTTTTGTCCGGGTCCAAATAGGGTTCAAGTGGTGCGTTCATGGTCAAGTTCAAGTCGTTTGAAAGGCCTCGGGCATGGACGCGTCTTGACCCGGCTCGCTCGGCTCGATGGGTCGTGCTATACCGCCACCTACCGGCCACCAGGCAGGAGCGTTACCTTTATAGTTAGGGCTGGAGCGCCCTCCACTGGTCATTAGGCGTCATTACAAATAATGAGCCGCTAACTGCGTGTGGAACAGAAGGCGCCATGTTTTATCGTGACgctaaatacacacatacatacagtacatacagtacatacatacagtacatacatacagtacatacagtacatacatacatacatacatacatacatacatacatacatacatacatacagtggATGAAATGCAgacagtaatattttttttatcatagcCACATTGAAATATccagaaaacaataaaatttgaCCATGAAATTACTAGAATGTGAGCTGCATTTGGTCTTTTAAGAAAGCTGATCAAAGTggaaagcttttattttggaaaatacGGGTGAAAAGAGTAGATTGGTGGCTCACAATAACTGACCGTGTGAGTCCTATTTTATTCTTTAGATTCTCAGTTATCACATATTGCTGTAGAATTGAGCGACATTTGGGACAGAatgtaaatgtactgtatttagacTCTAAATGCAGTCTTAAAACTCTAAATTTTAGAGGGTTTAAAGATTTAAGGTTTTTAAAACACACCGCAGGGAAAAAGACATCACTGGGCAGTGGGCAATATTTGAAATGTGGGATGTTGTGGTTTTCAGACATGCAAAGTTTTTTCCCAGGATAAATTGCCATAAAAGACTTAAGATGTGATGCTCGCAAGAACTTGTGACCAAATGCAGGGAAAGACAGAAGACTAGAACTCCTGAGTATTAACATCCAGTTTTATTTGAGAACTCAACATTTCAAAAACTCTAAACAGAAACACCATCGTCACAGGAGACTGGACAGTGTGGTGTATTAGTGAGGTTACATTCAGTTGGCACAaatcaaaataacaaatcaaCCAATGAACAAATAACGAGATATTCTGTtgtaaacatgcaaacacagtaGCGTCGTATCTCTGCACGTCTATGTGGGATTTGCGCTCAGCAGTGCAAATAAAATCACATCTTTACCAGAGGTTTGTTGTCATAGTGTTGGCGTCAGGATCCTGACTCATTTAAGTTGTCAgtttgtcaggaaaaaaaacaaccccaaagactaattttaaaacacaaaagcagaatTGTTTGGCATCATTTGATTGTCGGGGGGGGTTTTCAGAGCCATTAGTCTATTTACCCGTCACCTCTGATCTGGAGGTGAATCATCGTTCATACAATTGAACTCCaattgagttaaaaaaaaaagaaaaaaagaatcaaatgcTCTTTCAAAAATCTTCCTACGTTTTTCAAATCAGTCGTGGACTGGCTGGAATGGATCAGACAGCAAACACCTCCAAGGCAGTTTTTAAGTTGTACAAAACTGACATACAAAAACTGGACGTGACGTGAAACATTCAGAGGTCAAAGAAATCCCCTGAACTCCAAACCATGTGCTGCACATCCACTTCAAGACCAGAgcaaggctaaaaaaaaaaacccgaagCAACCTTCTGAAAGGTTGGAAGGAGCTCAGTTATGGATAAACTTTACTCTTCTTTGTTAGGCACTTAAATCAGAGACTGCCTTCTCTCTGCTTTCAGTTACTGAATACTTCCTGCGACTTTGGATTGGAACACGAGCTCTCTTCTAGCGGTCATTGAACTCGCCGTCACACACCCACCCCCCTTCTGCTTCCTAAGGCAaagttacagaaacacacaatatCAAAAACAACTATCATCAGCTGCAGACTCCTGATGATGAGATGAACGATGAGCTGTTTCAGCGTGAACGTTTTATCGATACTGAGCGACGGCAGTGAGCATCGAAGGTGAAAAACAAACGCTCAGATCTGTGCTTTACTTTCAGTGCTGTCAGGCGGTTTCTGGTCTCGGTTTTATTCGGAATTTAGAATCCCGAGAGTAGAAAtaatcagtcaaaaaaattaatttctaaaatgaaaacaaattatatcACTTCCAATCGGTTAGTAGTAAAAACACTTCAGATTCACTagagtttaaatatttataccTCAGGTTGTCGAGGAACATTTTGTCTGTTTAAGAACTTAAATAATAAACTGATAACGAAACAGTGGAACAGactgataaatgtaaaaacacataagatttattgttttcttcagttttcttgCTGGATCTTGGTTAAGGATCTTTGTCCCAGTTTAACTAGTCCCACCATCGTGCTCTTTGTTCCACTTGGCTCAGTCTCAAGCTGCTCGTCGGGCGCGGACACATCACCTCGCTACGTGGTCTAAGTATAGGAACTACTTCCCACTGCACTGGACCGGTTGAACTGTCAAAACCTGACTCAGAACTGGTCCTCATAAAACACTCGCATGAGAATCTCACCTGAAACACTAATAATTAATCCTGTAACAGTGACCTGACTCGTGTGTGAGTAACGACTGTCAAACGGGTTCGATGGCAAACATTGCTCCGGTTCAACAGGCAGAACCGGAGCAAAGGACATCCAGTTCCTTCTGACCTCTGCCCTAACAGAACGCGCAACAGTTGCCATGCCAACATCAAATGGAAGACAACATTTATCCGGGCTGTGTGCTCATTTTGTCACGTGGCTTCGTTACGCGTCGCCAGGCGGTCATACGGAGGTGGACACCAACACGGTAAGACGGCCCGGTCGATCCCCGAGCTCCTGATAACTATGAACAGCGGGGATGAATAACAGGAAAACAAAGTGCAAACAATACAAAGTTAGACAAGTATGCTGAAGTTGGAGAGTTTCACCTGCAGCCTGATGCATCAAACGACCTCGGGAGCCGATAAAAACTAAAGCAGTTTCAGTCAAATTTAAGAACAAGTCAGAACAACGTTAGTTTCGTAATGAAATGAAAGGAGCCAATCGAAGGCCTCTCACTGATGACATCTTCCAGAGAGCCGATAAGTCGGGTTGGCTTCTGGATTTAAAACAACCTGCTCCGAAGCTGGTTACCATGCCAACAGGAGATAAACCTGGAACGCGCCCTTTAGCGTAAACTGTCAGATTATCTACGGATACGACGATCTGAACTGGCTATCGTACGAACAAAGCCACAACGGCGGCTTGTCTGCTCCCGCCTCGGGGGCTGAACCAAACAAGAAAGTCGGGGCGCCGTGTGAAGATGCTAGCCTCTGATTGGAAGGCTGCCGACGCTCTCTCTGCGCGCCAACAGCGGTTATGTCTGCAAACAATTAGAGTTTAGTTACTTGAATACTTGAATCTCTGGTGAGATTccttaaaacaaaacacaaatcaaacttAAAGCAGGCAGATTTCCTCCTATTAGATCAAAGCCATCTTAAAAATCAATAGTCGGCagtctaagtgtgtgtgtgtgtgtgtgtgtgtgtgtgtgtgtgtgtgtgtgtgtgtgtgtgtgtgtgtgtgtgtgactggcaaATGCACCGACAGGTTTTGCCACGAGGACAAAAGCCTTGTAATCCTTGTGTAcgaacatacacacataaattcACTGAGCATATTGCACTTAGAAGCACGTGACAATACTGGAGAGAACGCATTAATATTACCCATAAGTCCTGAGCCGCGCGTGGTGATTCTTACACATTCATCCCTCCCACATCGTCCCATTAAACCTGTTTCCACCTCTCTACTTTGCTCCTATCGAGCCACGTAGCCTATTTCCTGCAGCTTCCTCAACAGGATCtgtgtgaggtcaaaggtcgtgaAGCTGATCCCCACCGCGATGGGCCCCTTGACCCAGTTCATGCTGAGGCCTTTGTAGAGACCGCGGATGACCCCCTCCTCGGACACGATCTCTCTCATGGTGCCCAGGATGGTGCCGTATGTGTGACCCGTGACTCCCGCCGTCTGCATACGACGCCGTACCACGTCCAGTGGATAAGAAGCCGATTGGCCGATGAGCCCCGCGCAGGCTCCGAATGCCAGACGCTCGTACGAGTAGGGCTGCGGGTGGCCGCTGCGCTctgcatggaggaggaggagggcggagAAGAAGCACCATTTAAGTATTTAACACAGGCGGTGAGAGAAATACGTTACATTCAACACTTCACCTGCGTGGAGTTTCTTCAGCGTCTCGTAAGTGAAGAAGCTGAGGCCGGCGTACGGCACCACACCCAGGATGGTGGGAGTGAAGCCTCGATAAAGCGTCTTCAGACCCTCCTCTCGGGATATtcgcacaaacacatgcagaatgTTGCTGTACCTAAAAGGTAGCagcaaaaaaacatgtcaacacaTCACCACAGGAGTCTGAACACTGGTTCATAATAAACTGAGTCCTTTCCAGAGTGGAGACCTGCTGAAAAAATATCCTGGGTTTTGATGCGTCATTCAAATATTCCTACTCTATCCTGAACGTTGCAGCAGTTTATTGcatgtgtgtcatctgcatatcgGCAGCTATATGCATTCTCACATTTCCTTGGGCGTTACAGCCATCCTAGCTCGCACCATGTCCAGAGGATAGGTCAGCAGTGCTGCCGTGGTGCCGGCCATAGATCCCGCCAACAACCTTGGAAATGGAGGTAAAGCTCTGGAACAAACAATCAGAGATGTAGCAACTTTTTGCTATTTCCTTTACCACACGAGACATTTAGGAACACTTCAGTGAGTGGATAAAGTTCAACTTACTTCCCCTGAAAGCCATAGTAGCCACCCAGCATCCGCTTGTACTGTTCGTGCGCACAGAACTGGATGGCAGCGTACGGTATGACGCGCACCATGGTTGCCGAGTTGCCCCGCCACAGACTGAAGAAGCCATCCTTCAGGTAGGTGCGGTAGATCAACCTGTAGGCCTCCTGGAAAGCAAAGTGCACACATGAACATCCTCAGTCCTGAATCCCCGTTGATGACTAATATTCTTGTTCAGACATTGTGTTGATAAAATTTCAGACTAAAAACTAACACCGATATCTGCCACATGAATCTGAGTAAGGAAACTGAGTTGAATCAATCGTACCTTGGCAGAGAATCTGGCTGAAGACactgaaaaacagaacaatgttCAACATAAATGACGCCATATATATGATCGCTTTACATGCTCGGTGATAACAGCTGACACAGGCAAATATGAGTCAAAGCCGCTACAAACAGAGGTTGACTCAACAAATTACACTTCTTGCACACTACCACACTTCACTTCAAAGATGGGCAACAGCAAACAGAACAAATGCTTTTTTACACAATTACGTCATCCTGaataaactacagtattttccacacttaaTGAATGGGGcattacaaaacattttttcatatataaggcacactggattataaggcgcactgtctgtttttgagaaaattaaaggcttttaggtgtgctttatagtgcagaaaatactgtaagtagaCTGACATATTTGTTTGTTCCATTTCTAATTATTTGTTAGTAGTTTCCAGAGTATCCAAACTTACCTTGAAAGATTATTTTCGTCCTGTCCAATGGGGCGACAGCTGTCTTGGCCACAGCTCCTGCTAAAGCCCCCGAGAAGAGCGAGTTGATGACAGACCGAGTGTGTTTCAGGCCCTGTGGAGCCAATGAGGGATCAACATCAGGGGTCACTAATACCAGATGGAGTTAATCCTTTGTTTTAATCAAAGCTGTGTTTAAGATGCCGTTGATCATTTAAATACAGTTGTTTAAAGGGTGACACATTTTTGGCATCAGAACAGGCAGCTTGCAAAGAGAAGGCCATGAAGCGGTTAAGAGCATCCCTATCAAATAAAGTACAGCGGGGGAGCAGAGAGAGATCATTATCAGATACACAGATAAAATAGTGACAGTGATACATCATAATGATACAACGACATATAAAAATGACCGTATATTTTAATCACTCATCACTGTAAATGCTAATTTGAGCGATGAGTCATGGAACTTTGCCAGGAGCTAATCATACTGATAGAAGCTAATAAAAGTTCAGCTGAGGCAGAAGAACCAAATGTAAAAGGGAACAATGACTGATCCTAAGCAGAACCCATACGAcgatattttaatgattttcacTAAAaggattttatattttcttctctttgggATTAATGATGCTTAAATTAAGAAGCATTAAATcatccaaaaacaacaacaactcattTTTCACAGTCAAAGCAGCAACGCTATAGTTTTTCTCACAATAAACTGAAATGAATAATACACAAATGTCTTTCGTTTCAGACGTGAGGGGAGGATGGCGTCTCTACAGTCTAACCTCATTGGTCGTTTCAGACGGACTGGACGAAGGCTGCGGAAGCACCTCTCCCTGCGTGAGCGATGGCTGCTGCTCCTGGACTCCGCTACCCATCTCTCAAGACTGTTCAGGGCCGTCACTGAGCATGCTCAGTAACTCCACCACCAGGAAAGGCAGCAACACCCAAAGCAGATCGCTGCagctgagagagacagaggccAGTTTTTGTCAGGACAAAATCACAAGCATGGAGGGTATTAAAggagaaaacaatgaaatactTGGAGTTTGACCTAATGATTAAAGAGATCCAACCTAAAATTTGGAGATTTGGTGCCTGGGATTTAAACTGAAGTAAATGTCTGAGCACTTAATTCCACTTCACACATGCAGAAGTTGAACAAAGCATTTTAAAGTCAAACTTTTAACAAAATTAAGTTGTTGCTATCCTACAAAGATgttgaaattacttttttactGTTCTACTAAAGTAGTCAATGGAAATTTCAATGTTTAGAACTTTACAGTCATAGCTTTAtcgaaaagaagaaaaatagtaatacagtattttccgcactataaggcacacataaacataaaaggctttaattttctcagaaaCAGCCactgcgccttataatccagtgcaccttatacagtatatgaaaaaggttttaaagtaggccattcattgaaggtgcgtttTATAATCAGGTAAGCCTTGTATGTGAAAGagggtttaaaataggccatttgtTGAAtgcgcgccttataatctggtgcatCTTGTATACAAAAGGAGTTTTAATATAGGCCATTGAAGCTGTGtgttatagtccagtgcaccttatagtgcggaaaatactttaCCCTATACATCACcccattttaaagtttttttaacttgttttcaaGTAATAGGAATAGGAATAGTAATCTTAATATTTTGGGACCAGCCTATGCTGCAGATTTCCAGTTGTTTTATAATCCCTGACAAGTTCTGGCGTGTTCTAATGCTGGGTTCTTCACTAAAACCAACACCTCTATCAAATAATGACAAATCCAGTTGCCTTTAACCAACTGTCACAAGTCTGACGGTAATATTAAGACACCACAGTCTTAAAGGACAGAAGAGTTGAATAGACCGAGCAACGGATTACAGAAGAGATAACATATCTTTGTACAATCAGCGCAGTCCTGCCTCTGACGTCAAAAAAGACTTACATCACCTGAATTTCATTTGGAACAATCGCACGTCTTTAACAGAGACGTCTCCGTGTTTGTCGATGAGCTAATTGTTTCATGGGATCGATCTCTTATTCACGCCAACATCATCGCTTCAAGCTGTTAGAGATGATGCGCAAACCAAATTAAACCCTCATTATTCAGTGTTTGTTCCTCCATCTGTGACTCCTCCCCTGTCTCTCCCATTGGGgcatattaaaaattattataatttatttcatcctTTTGTTTGACTTGGAATCAACTTGTTTTTTAACAGGGACACATGCATCAAATACAAAATATCCATAAGGGAGATGTCTTCACTAATCATGAGTTTATAATCATCAAATCCAATCCAACTTGTTATGGGTTACg from Antennarius striatus isolate MH-2024 chromosome 18, ASM4005453v1, whole genome shotgun sequence includes the following:
- the slc25a42 gene encoding mitochondrial coenzyme A transporter SLC25A42; the protein is MGSGVQEQQPSLTQGEVLPQPSSSPSETTNEGLKHTRSVINSLFSGALAGAVAKTAVAPLDRTKIIFQVSSARFSAKEAYRLIYRTYLKDGFFSLWRGNSATMVRVIPYAAIQFCAHEQYKRMLGGYYGFQGKALPPFPRLLAGSMAGTTAALLTYPLDMVRARMAVTPKEMYSNILHVFVRISREEGLKTLYRGFTPTILGVVPYAGLSFFTYETLKKLHAERSGHPQPYSYERLAFGACAGLIGQSASYPLDVVRRRMQTAGVTGHTYGTILGTMREIVSEEGVIRGLYKGLSMNWVKGPIAVGISFTTFDLTQILLRKLQEIGYVAR